The Cannabis sativa cultivar Pink pepper isolate KNU-18-1 chromosome 8, ASM2916894v1, whole genome shotgun sequence genomic interval gttaattaaattactaaTGATGTGATCAGGTCACATGTGAAGCGATGAGGTGTGGAAATGTAGTCAAATTCGTTCATAGGAAAGCTCTTCAAGATGTAAAATATAAAGGTATATATCTAtcatatatgttatataagtaTTAATTAGCTAGCTATATTAGTAACTTATTAAgataataaaactcattatcATCAAATTTCAGATATTGTGATCCCATCAGGATGGAAAGTGTTTCCAATATTCACAGGCGTGCATTTTGATGAATCACTTCATGACAAACCCCACGACTTCAATCCTTGGAGATGGACTAGTACTGTACGTATATATAtaccattatatttatatatcattaattatgtatatatatgtatacatgatatatatatatatatattattaataacagGATAATAATAAGGAGATGAGAAAGAAGGTGACACCATTTGGTGGTGGACCAAGGCTTTGTCCAGGGTCCGAACTAGCCAAAGTAGTCATTGGATTCACCCTTCATCATATTCTCCTTAATTATAGGTAAAGAAtaatcatttatttaaaataaccaaaatcatcaaattaattaatactagtctatatatatatatattttgaatggctagtctatatatatatatatagtctctTCTCTCCttgtattttcttaattattattatatattatgttgcTGTTGACAAAAAtgacataaatatttattaattgcatgGAATTACTATGAGGCAGGGTTTAGCTTTGTGAATCCCTCCTATTTCTTTTTAtcaatgtaatattttaatttaactaATATCTTACACATActactaaattaatttcaacctaatatttaattaatacgattacatatataataataacaattataattaatgtgtcaatataatatatatctatatattttaacaTAATGATCATGACCACTACATTATCATtatgagtatatatattaataatatataatattgcaATTAATTTGTACGTACGTAGGTGGAAGATAAAAGCAGATGAATCCCCGCTTGCTTACCCTTATGTGGAATTTCGAAGAGGTTTGATTTTGGAGATTGAACCAGCTGAAAACACATACATAAATATTACAAactaatcatatatatatatatatatatacattaatatattatatatggtgGTACGTACGTATACAATATGTCCGTATATGATCAAGTCCCTTCTCGGGCATTAGATCAGGCTATATGTATTTGCAGTTATAATTGTGAGAATTTTTGTTGATTAGATAAGGATGGATGATTAATTACACTTCAattagctttattattattatatattgtaaTAATTTGCGGTGAAGCCTCtaatatttgtaaatattaCATATGActctgataaaaaaaattataaaatatcttattttacgattttattatagttatattattttttttttggctgttaAATACCAATTCAAAATCACATGACACGacgatatattaattattagatcacatattcaataattattatttactctattttttaattaaaaatgtataaatttgaataagaaaataactaaatcaatttttctttaattaaacaaataaaagtttattttagagcaaatcatatatatatattttttttaatttaatacacaTATTTTTGAGTTAGTAATTAACAatcaaaaagtaaaataaaataggctatttttgttattaggggtcatatatttaaatttaacatGATTTCAcagtaaatatcatttatataatttgtttacattttttttttttttgaatggaaaatGTAAACTTCATTAACCAACAAACTCCGTCACCAAACAAGGTAACAAATCAGTAGGAACAGACTCCATACTGAAGGTACGATCAGGATACAACTTAGAAACTCTAACAAAGCTATGAGCCACTAAattagcagatcgtttaacaaaaataACTTCAACGGTATTCAAATCCGCAAGCAAATTTTTACAACTTTGAATgacttgaccaaacaaaaaaatcatacaaaTAGAACTGCGTAATGCTTGCACAACCCCAAGACAATCACTCTCCACAGTCACATGATGCCACTGCTTCAATTTGATCCAAGTAAGAGCTTCCTTGACAAAGATAGCCTCGGCAAGGATCGGTTCCACCTTGTTCAACACTAAGATGGTTCGgccctcaatcaaccaactgCTATCATCTCGTGCtaccaaacccgaaccaaaaGACCGCCCATCATTCTGCGTCTACATTAACTTTAATGCTATTAGCAAGAGGAGCAGACCAATACTCTGCACTATCATGAATCTGATCATCAGAGTATGATGTGTCAATGACAGAGTTTTGAGCATTATTCCATTTAATTAAGTTACAAacgtttattattattattgttaaaaaAAGATATACCATTAAAATTAGATTGATGATATCATGGGTGAACTGACATTTGAAAAATATTGTCCCTTAAAAGttttctaatatatttatttaataatctatgtTGTTTTATCATTATCTTAAAATAAACTAACCATTTGAGTAATTAAGTCATTATCTTATAAAAGAAATAACTATTAAATACTTTCATATATTAATAATGTGGGATTTTTAATTTActttacaaaagaaaaaaaatatgagacTCTTTAACACAAGAGTCCAACCTAATCATAAAGTTGTTCAGCCTTGAAcaatttgtttttcaaattttaagtttgtataaataatataaaacacaCATTTATTGGTGAACACTTTTAGTTATAGTTAGTTATTCTAGCTGTGCGTATAGGATAAGAGTTTGTTACTCTTCATAACTGGATAATTAGTTTTCCTAACTGTATTTTCTGTTTCTAACTGTATTTTCTGTTATTGATTGTATTGTACTCCttttcatatataaatacaatcatCTCTTAGAGCTGAGTAACAGTTTTCACTCAAGCTTATTTTCTCTCAAATTCGTTTCTCAACTACATTCAATAGAAAGGTGGGTTTTTGTACAAAGaaactttttatttaataaaaccaaAAACTATACAGCTCGGACAATTCTGTAGTTAAAATGCCAGAGACATGCACATGTGCTTAGCACTACTATGAGGTGGTAATATGTATATCACACATCTTGATATTTAAGGCTAATTATTAAATTCtttgatattaaattacaataacATAACACTTTATAAGAATATATTACACATCTTGATATATCTCTCAAATTACTCATGTAAAATGTAAAAACAATTTTGAACACATGGCCAGAAAGCAcattctaaaatatatatataattacataattaatatttagtCAATGAAAATGTATTTAAATGAGCTAGGAGCGTAGTTTGAAGGTGTTAtagttttattgtttaaattttcagaggcagttttgtcccatgtgacTCGCTCTGAGAATTTAGGTTCCAGCGTCGGTGGCAAATGTCTActtcgtaaattcatgagtgattctaatcacttcgtcaaaatatatatagtcaaaaattaataatttttatatataactttaaaattatttatatttaggaACTAATTTAGTGATGAATTtgctaaaatttatttaattcagaACCTAATTAATACAATATCTTACATTTCTTTTGATCATTTAAAGTCAAATGAAATTAtcttttttacttaaaaaaaagtcaaatgtgaaacttttatatatttattatttgtatcaAATACTTTACTAATTCATTTCAATTTGATTTATTTAATCTTttcctttatattatattttaaatgctATAAGATTGCTCCAACTTTTGAAGTCATCCATCCAAAATTGTTTGAATGTCGTTGAAAATGATAACATAGATCGTTTTTGTTAAATCGTTAcattattttgttgttattattattttatttggtttGTTTTGGTGTGGAATATATGATAAATTTGTACCTAATGGCATGAATCTCGACATTCAagctaattataattaatatgtatgtatgtagtTAGTATACCCAACAAGCTTTGTAAATAATAAAACTTGCCAATCATCTCACGTGTAACATTATTTAATGTACATTTAATTCTCCCTAGGGACACCAATTAAGGATGGATTATAgcataatatcaatatttatatatatagaataatatttataatatagttttattataaatttatatctaAATCCAATAatctaaataattttcttaatttgtgatatttaatattttttagttgttctagcgcatgattataaatataatcAAGTAGTTTCACACTTCTATACATAAAAATGAGATTTTAAATTCGAATCCcaacaagaaaaaaaactgaTGTAAGAATTGCTAAATAAATTTATGGTATaacttaaaagaaaaataaataattttaacctatttcaatatagtataaatataaaaagaattGCCCATTGGTATATATCCAACTTATTTTCTTTCTAAGTTAAAGTTGGTAAATAATTAGCTCATTCattttttatgattaattattgttcaatattaatattttcttcCTATATATTCAAGTTTGGCCACAATCCAAATTATAGAAATATTAGAAGGAGCAacaacatattataaaataaatttttttaacaaaagaaaaagtcataaaataaactaaacgtttttgaatttaaaatttaatatgtgtATGATGACatgatataattattattgtgaCTACTTAATTACACTGATATAGTAAGTCGATCTTTTCTATATAATATTTTGCATGCAACTCAAAACCAGGAAAAAGAAGATTTGCTTACATAACTAATATGATTTGGTTTATTAATGAAAAAACAAAACTATATGATTTGGTTTAgcttattgtttgaaaaactcttttttaatgttttttttttttatggttatTCTGTATGTATGCTcgtatttttagatatttttgttaagaATTGTTATATATCTaacttgtttttttaattaatcatattttataaaaaaatcttaattaatttctttttactTTTACTAAAATATAATTCTTTTACTTTGAccttttttctcatatttttcaaCAATCTTTCTCTCTcgtacaaaaaaataaataaataaaaaattaaaagcacTCCTCTTATATCTTTCTctcttgtattttttattatatatttttagttcatTCCACACAATTAatttgttgtatatatatatatatgtgtattttttttaattatttttaagtgtttttcataatatttttaacaattatattttggtcgtgtatattttttatggtgtaTATTAGTTTCAAttcctggtttttttttttcttcgttgTATGTGTGTTGTTTTGCAGTTTAGATACatatatttagtttatttttattgacacattttattaaaatacaatggttaaatttttccattttttaatTGACATAATATGTGTAATAGTAAATATtgacatattaattatatattacctattatattatatactctGTTTTAAAATCAtaagattttattatttttattattaatgtaattttttatttaacttttaaaaaataaattatgaagtaaaaaaatataaaagtatgaagttgtaacaacaaattccataaaataataatgtagcagtacaaaaagataaattaaattgtcaaaactaagtaaaaaaatcataatacaaattacatttattataaaaaaatgatattgaTATTATTTTGCATATTGCTATTAGgtcaattttttgttatttttctgttgCTTTATAGttatgtttttgttgttttatagttgttttcatgttatttattaaGTTGTTCTAGAATTATCTTTTAGCTGTGTTAATcgtttttaagttgttttattattttattgagaCAATGTTTTCGTGATTTTGAAACTGTagcacaatatttttgaaaacttgGTACTAAAAAaggataagttgaaaaatgtcttttttattaatcaattaatcaaatttacctttaattttatatttatttgaaacatacctctttttatatgtattgtacccaaaataccctgacataagagagtcacatgaagagtatcttgaagtgacaggggcaaaattggtacaatgtttaaaaaaagaagtaaaaatgatagactttaaaaaaaagagtaaaaataaaagaggacaatataaaaagggtatagaatgTAATTTCCTCACTAAAAAATAAGTGCCacagtaaaaataacaaaaaatggttatttttttgtaagattttctttatttttcgatTTTTATGTAAATAGCCCATTTTCTTTAACAAAATTTGTGTTGTTTGATTGTTAAAacccaattaattaattttgggctaagCCCAATGAGACTTCCTAGTTTGCAGAGAGAGCCCTTTTTGAGTGAGGCACATATATGGACCTGGGACTGGGCCTGGGCCTATTTTGGAAGcccaaatattttgtaaaattatttattttattttatatttaaaaatgattttcttttcttttcttgtcGTCGAGGTTACTGGAGGAGACTCGTGGTGCTTTTAGGAGGAACCCAACTGATCTTCTTCTCTTCACTCTGATCTCTCCATTTCTTCTTCTCAAATCGATTAGGGTTTCCTCTTCCAACTCTCTCAGGTAATTCTCTTCTCTTATATTCCTCATTTTCTTTACATTTTCCCTTCTTTATTACCTGATTTTCTTTCTTTGCGCTTTaggtttttaatttttgttccaTTTCGTGTTTGCAGCTCACAATGTCGTCGAAGTTTGATCTTCCACCCAAAGGTGGCTTCAGTTTTGATCTTTGCAGAAGAAACGCTATGCTTTTGGAGAAAGGTTTCCGCCCACCAACTTATCGAAAGACTGGTACTACTATTGTTGGTCTAGTTTTTCAGGTACACTCatttttattgcattttttttGGTATTGTCTTTCTCAATTAGGGTTAATTTCATTTAAATGTGTAACTTAAGAACTGTTTTCGAAATCGGCTACTTTAAGAATTTTGGATCGATATATTCGTGGTTATTCAGATTTTTAGTGTAATAGATTTGTAAATATATTATTGaattataaaaaattcaaactATATATAAGCCCAATTTTTAAGACAATTGGTTTTGATTTGTAGCCTAGGGTTTATCATTTCAAGAAGATACAGTTGTTTATGTTTGAACTTGCATGCCATTGTTATTTTTGTGCTTCTGAATGATAATTTTACTATATATATTCTATGTATTTGCAAACTACATCTTAGGCCGCTTCAATAATTTCGAAGTTGACAGCTTTGACGCTTTATGCACTTATAGTTTTGTCTTTTCCATCTTTTCTTCAGGATGGTGTCATTCTTGGAGCAGATACAAGGGCCACTGAAGGACCCATAGTTTGTGATAAGAATTGTGAAAAAATTCATTATATGGCTCCCAATATCTACTGTTGTGGTGCCGGAACTGCTGCTGATACTGAGGCAGTAACAGGTATATATGTGACTGTATGAAGAACATCTTACAAGGCAATTTGTGATTTAATACGTTACATGTGTTATGTGTAATAGTTTTCTCACATTAGAAAATGTTAAGTTCATAACCTATTCCCCAGTATTGTAACTTTGGGGATCCACTTGGTGGTAAGACAAACAAGTGGTAAATTTCATGCTTTGTTCCTTGTTTCATAACTCTAGGTTTGATAATAATAGAGTTTCTTTGTCTTCTAAAGATTAGTGTTTAGTGGTATAACAATTATTGAAGGGGGAAATTACTTTGGGAATCATTGTTTATGTGTTTGTGTTTATGTAGATTTGGTCAGTTCCCAACTACAGCTTCATCGCTATCACACTGGGCGAGAATCAAGAGTTATTACTGCTCTTACCCTACTTAAGAAACATCTTTTCAAGTTGAGTTTTTTTCATTaacattttcaaaatcaaatgtTCTCCTGTTTGTGCTATTTTTCTAACTGCTAATAGTAATATGTTTTTTTAGCTATCAAGGTCATGTCTCAGCAGCTTTGGTCCTCGGCGGTGTTGATGTCACTGGGCCTCATTTACATACCGTAAGTTATAGTTTTCAGACTCTTAAACAGATTGTTATAGTTGTGCTTCACACACTATGAAGTTATGAAAATGTTTGCATACTTTGGCAGATCTATCCTCACGGTTCTACCGATACATTGCCATTTGCTACAATGGGCTCTGGTTCACTTGCAGCAATGTCAGTATTTGAGACTAAATACAAAGAAGGGCTCACTGTAAGTTAGTCTTTTATATTTGAAACCTTGTGTGTGTATATTGCTGGTATTCCCTTGATACTGTTAgaacataaaattttattaacagCAGTGATTATCAATGGAAATCTATTAATCTAATATACTTACAGATGCTTTAGTGAGTTTAACATATCTTTGTTCTTGTTGGTATGTGAAATAACTTCTATGGGGGTAGGCATAAATGGTGTaaaccttttattttattttattttatttttaacctGCTTGCTCTAATGGTGCAGAGGGATGAAGGAGTGAAGATCGTGACTGAGGCAATATGCTCTGGTATTTTTAACGACTTGGGCAGTGGAAGCAATGTCGATGTTTGTGTAATAACCAAGGTTTGTTGTTTTCATCAGTCTATCATCATTTAAAACGAAGTATTATCACGATGCTATAAGCTTGACTTCTTGTCACATGTTCAGGGACACAAGGAGTATTTGAGGAACCATTTGACGCCCAATCCTCGCACCTTTGTCAGTGAAAAGGAATATAAATTCTCCGAGAAGACTGGTTAGTGACACAAACTTGAATTGGTGTGTTTATGACCTAAAGTCCCTGTTAGCTAATATTCAACAATTGATTGAATTTTGCAGAGGTTCTTTTAACAAAGATTACTCCATTAAAAGAGAAGGTTGAAATAATTGAAGTAGGGGATTCAATGGAAGAGTGAAAGGTGTGGAGAAGCAAATGAGCATTTCTTGCAAATTCTAAAGATGGAATATATGAACTCGTATTTCTTTCCTTTTGTGTTCCTCATCATTTTATCTAGCATTTACATGGTCTTTTCTTAATCTGGATCTCTCAGTACTTGTGGGCAAAGAAACTGTTGAATTGGTTAATGGTACTTTGTTTTGTAGTGTCAAAACTCAAAATCAATAGAATGCCACCTATAATctgcctattttttttttttattgatgctTAAATTGGCCTACATTTGAAATGTTTTAGGTAAAAAGTTTGCttgcttttgtttttgttgttgtagTGATAAAATTAGAAGTTGAAGCCTTGTTCTCACTGAGAATTGTTTCACATGGTTGGTTGTAGAAATGGGCCATTGATTGCTTGTGTTTTGTCCATTGCTTCCAATGGCTTTTTAAAGAAACTTGAAAAAGCTAAGATGGTAATTGCAACGTTTAATTTTCTTCTCCACCATCacactgatttttttttttctttcgttATTACTATTTCAATTATATGGATAAATTATACATGAAAAAGAGAAAAGTTAATAAGTTCTATAAAATTAAGTGAAATGtgtttttatgatattttattttctttgctGTTTTATGTatccttttgttttgttttttttaatttgttaataaagaaactttataatttttaattttgtcatcattaaaaaataaatatcaattttactgttttgaCCAATCAATTATTATTCAAAGTAAATTCGGgtttattgatatgttcattattaaaaaataaaataaaggtaAATTTTTGGCCAATTCAATTTCACTTAATTTTCAATGCTCTATGCACTACAaaccatagaaaaaaaaataacaaacacgtaacataataacatataaacaaataaaaaattatctttctttaattttttttacagtttctaaagaaagaagaaaaattcACAATTATggattacaaaaatatttgttatgttttttaattgaaaaaaaaaaaaataacaaacacgtaacatatatttttttttttgacattgggagaaagatattcaaatttattaaaGTGTGAAACCACTAAGCTATATGTATGGCcacataaaattataaacttttgcTAGTAGAAAAACTGTTACCTCTTAATCTTTTAAAAAATCTAGATATTTTAGATAATTTGCcaatgtaaaaaagtaaaaataatctATATTATCGATAATTAATCATACATataaaccattatttaaattttaatcacCAAATtgtatcatttaaaaaaaaaatcaccaaaTTATGTAGCTCTAAgctatataatattaaataaactacATACATTGATGAAAATAGATGAATACTATAAAATTTACTTAAATgtgtcaaaataataaaataaaaacaatgggCTACACCTCAAATATTTTAGGAAAATCTAAAGAAGAAAAGGTGATATAAGAGATTAAACTTTttctaaaaattgaaaaatactaATGACAAAACCAAGGAATGAAAAATCTTTAGGTTGGATGAAAATTTAGACTGATTCTCCCATATTAATTGACTTATTCTATCTTTTGTTGCTCCCTTATTCGTCATATTTCATTACCTGAAAAATAATAACTCAAATAATTTAGTTATATATtgcaacacaaaaaaaaattaaaaaagaaaatataaagaagAAATTGATTATAAGCAATACCCGATTACAAATTGGGCATCGATCGCTTCTTTGCTCCCATTCATATATACATGACAAATGAAAATGGTGAAAACACTTTGTTGTAATTCGTGGATTTTCATCTGTGTATTCTGTAAAAACAAAAATCGCTTGTCacttttttttagtattgttaAAACATATGAATATGTTATTatgttagtaattatttttaatcatacttacaagaaatattcattaaatttttaaaaaatttcgaataaattTAAGATGTTAAAATAAACATTCAAACttactaaattttaattttgatatcataaaaaaaaaatgattgcaatttatacatttactaaaaGTATGTAGATAGTGACTAAAAACAATCATTACACAACAATTTTTATGTGATTGTGATTTATTGTAGAAATAAATGAGTTCCATGAAATTTTACCTTCAAGACATGTTGGACATTCTTCATCTCCTTTTTCTTGTTGTACTTCATATTCATAAATATTGGTCTCTGCAACTACTTCAGTCATAGGCTTGCTCTCATTTTTCCCAGAATCTTGGTCATTTGTATTAGTAGTATGTTTATTTTTGTCAAATAAGGGTGAGCCCTATAGATTATATACAGATTTagattaatatatttttcattaataataataatgataataataagcaATTTCTCAAAATTAACTTTGTCATATAATTTTTAGGTTAAGATATGTGAAAATAAAggattaattttatattaataaaaagaagCATAATTTTGCAAACCTCCAAATTGATTGccagatcatcatcatcatcatcaaaacAACCAAAGCAACATAAAAATGCACCCATGACTTTAATCTACAAATCAAATGAAATCAGAGTTATTCTACAATATAAGTTATGAAGGGGTTAATATTTCTATTGattaaacttaaaaagaaaaactcatttaaaaacacaaattccttaattattaaaatttaatttactaTATTTAAATTGAATTTGACCTAGAGTGAGACAAAGTCAGCCATGAATATGTGTATAACTAGAAGATAGATTTATAACTTAGGTGGAAGAAATTACTCGTGTTtagaaaatttaacaaaattaaaattattatctcTAAACTTCTTACCAAATTAAATAAGAATGAGAAATATTGCAGGAAACGTTTGAAGAAAAAAGAacgataaaattattattagagaTATAAATGACAAATTCAATTGTAAAGACTAGTTTTATTTGATGATGtggttaaaattaattaaataaatctttcTGAAAATCAACATTACGATAATGAAAGTATGagaaaaatgtatatttataaaggaagacattattaattaatatatagaaaacttaaaaaaatgaaactaCTTACCAAATTGAACAATGTTTACACCTCAATATAAAAgaaggagaaattaataactaTTGCAGCAGCAACTCgatgatgaagaaaaaaaaaaagaattgttAGATACTTGTGGGAGTTTCTTCAtcaatatgtgtatatatatatggtaagtaaaaatagaaataaaaataaaaggaaatcagtatttaaatatttctattcaaaCTAGGATTAGTTGCCCAAaagataaattataaattaaaaaaagatttgttatttaagaatgaaaaataaaacacttattttattaaattaaatttaaaattcgatGTTTTGCAAAAAATGAGTGATATCACACCTTAATTTAAGCTAATGCTAAAAAGTTACTACtccattactttttttttcctataaaaaattgttatattgttattaatacaatt includes:
- the LOC115701528 gene encoding E3 ubiquitin-protein ligase At3g02290-like isoform X1 — its product is MGAFLCCFGCFDDDDDDLAINLEGSPLFDKNKHTTNTNDQDSGKNESKPMTEVVAETNIYEYEVQQEKGDEECPTCLEEYTDENPRITTKCFHHFHLSCIYEWEQRSDRCPICNRVLLIINFFFIFSFLIFFCVAIYN
- the LOC115701528 gene encoding E3 ubiquitin-protein ligase At3g02290-like isoform X2; its protein translation is MGAFLCCFGCFDDDDDDLAINLEGSPLFDKNKHTTNTNDQDSGKNESKPMTEVVAETNIYEYEVQQEKGDEECPTCLEEYTDENPRITTKCFHHFHLSCIYEWEQRSDRCPICNRVMKYDE
- the LOC115699767 gene encoding proteasome subunit beta type-7-A yields the protein MSSKFDLPPKGGFSFDLCRRNAMLLEKGFRPPTYRKTGTTIVGLVFQDGVILGADTRATEGPIVCDKNCEKIHYMAPNIYCCGAGTAADTEAVTDLVSSQLQLHRYHTGRESRVITALTLLKKHLFNYQGHVSAALVLGGVDVTGPHLHTIYPHGSTDTLPFATMGSGSLAAMSVFETKYKEGLTRDEGVKIVTEAICSGIFNDLGSGSNVDVCVITKGHKEYLRNHLTPNPRTFVSEKEYKFSEKTEVLLTKITPLKEKVEIIEVGDSMEE